In Zingiber officinale cultivar Zhangliang chromosome 8B, Zo_v1.1, whole genome shotgun sequence, a single genomic region encodes these proteins:
- the LOC122016441 gene encoding endoglucanase 3-like: MAPEERASRAVALCFLPFINTATSLGPSVTTSSGCFGMARSSSSLLLVVFVLCCCCCCCSCVRGFRSRHAPARHDYRDALSKSILFFEGQRSGRLPAGQRMSWRRNSGLSDGSAMHVDLVGGYYDAGDNVKFGFPMAFTATMLAWSVIEFGGVMKGEVANARAAVRWATDYLLKATAVPNTVFVQVGDASTDHACWERPEDMDTPRTVYKVDASNPGSDIAAETAAALAAASLVFRKSDPAYSKLLRNRAINVFEFADKHRGAYSDRLNHVVCPFYCSYSGYQDELLWGAAWLHKATRNPSYLNYIQVNGQTLGADESDNTFGWDNKHVGARILLSKAFLIQNLKSLHDYKGHADNFICSLVPGTPTSQAQYTPGGLLFKMGDSNLQYVTSTSFLLLAYAKYLTYSSKVVLCGGATVTPKKLRSIAKRQVDYILGDNPARMSYMVGYGARYPKKVHHRGSSLPSVVSHPAKISCSAGFTGLYSPAANPNTLTGAVVGGPDSSDRFPDDRNDYEQSEPATYINAPLVGALAYLAHSAGQL; this comes from the exons ATGGCGCCGGAAGAGAGAGCGAGCAGAGCAGTTGCCCTTTGCTTTTTGCCTTTTATAAATACCGCAACCTCCCTCGGCCCTTCAGTCACCACCAGCAGCGGCTGCTTCGGAATGGCGCGCTCCTCTTCCTCGCTGCTTCTGGTCGTCTTTGTtctttgctgctgctgctgctgctgctcctgCGTCCGTGGGTTTCGCTCCCGCCATGCGCCGGCGAGGCACGACTACCGCGACGCGCTCTCCAAGTCCATCTTGTTCTTCGAGGGGCAGCGGTCGGGGAGGCTGCCGGCGGGCCAGAGGATGAGCTGGCGGCGCAACTCCGGCCTCTCCGATGGCTCCGCCATGCAT GTCGACTTGGTCGGAGGGTACTACGACGCCGGCGACAACGTCAAGTTTGGCTTCCCCATGGCGTTCACCGCCACCATGCTCGCGTGGAGCGTGATCGAGTTCGGCGGCGTGATGAAGGGGGAGGTAGCCAACGCCCGAGCCGCCGTTCGCTGGGCCACTGACTACCTCCTCAAAGCCACCGCCGTTCCCAACACCGTTTTTGTTCAG GTTGGAGATGCGAGCACGGACCACGCTTGCTGGGAGCGGCCGGAGGACATGGACACGCCGAGGACGGTGTACAAGGTGGACGCGAGCAACCCGGGGTCGGACATCGCCGCTGAGACGGCGGCCGCGCTCGCAGCCGCCTCGCTGGTCTTCCGCAAATCCGACCCCGCTTACTCCAAACTCCTCCGAAACAGAGCCATTAAC GTGTTCGAGTTCGCCGACAAGCACAGAGGCGCCTACAGCGACAGGTTGAACCACGTCGTCTGCCCTTTCTACTGCTCTTACTCCGGCTACCAG GACGAGCTTTTATGGGGAGCGGCATGGCTTCACAAAGCCACGCGGAATCCATCGTACCTGAACTACATCCAAGTCAACGGTCAAACCCTCGGAGCTGATGAATCCGACAACACTTTTGGGTGGGACAACAAGCACGTTGGCGCCAGAATCCTCCTCTCCAAG GCGTTTCTGATTCAGAACTTGAAGTCTCTCCATGATTACAAAGGTCACGCCGATAACTTCATCTGCTCGCTCGTGCCTGGAACGCCCACCTCGCAAGCTCAATACACTCCTG GGGGGTTGCTGTTCAAGATGGGCGACAGTAACTTGCAGTACGTGACGTCGACTTCTTTCCTCCTGCTCGCCTACGCCAAGTACCTCACCTACTCCTCCAAAGTGGTGCTCTGCGGCGGCGCCACCGTCACCCCCAAGAAGCTCCGGTCGATCGCCAAGCGGCAGGTCGACTACATCCTCGGCGACAACCCGGCGCGGATGTCCTACATGGTGGGCTACGGCGCGAGGTACCCGAAGAAGGTGCATCACCGAGGGTCGTCTTTGCCGTCGGTGGTCAGCCACCCGGCGAAGATCTCCTGCTCTGCCGGCTTCACGGGCTTGTACTCCCCTGCCGCGAACCCGAACACGCTCACCGGAGCGGTCGTGGGCGGGCCGGACTCGTCGGACCGGTTTCCCGACGACCGGAACGACTACGAGCAGTCTGAGCCTGCGACGTACATCAACGCCCCGCTCGTCGGAGCGCTCGCGTACCTCGCCCACTCCGCCGGCCAACTCTAG
- the LOC122013694 gene encoding heavy metal-associated isoprenylated plant protein 7-like translates to MVLKSYEGVAEVARDWRAQKVVVKGKKAVANPLKVVEHLERETDKKVQLLTPLPPPQPGKKKPTRRKEEEDKKDEVPQQNPQSAHLFFSLRSLLLLFSKLFATFLPPKIVVTSFQLQMHWSACTRKMAKKILKMQGFLCLLLFHSFVNRHKRYEKLVCAT, encoded by the exons ATGGTCTTGAAGAGCTACGAAG GGGTGGCGGAGGTGGCGAGAGACTGGAGAGCCCAGAAGGTGGTGGTGAAAGGGAAGAAGGCCGTGGCCAATCCTTTGAAGGTGGTGGAGCATCTCGAGAGGGAAACCGACAAGAAAGTGCAGCTACTGACTCCTCTACCACCTCCACAGCCAGGGAAGAAGAAACCGACgaggaggaaggaagaagaagacaagaAAGACGAGGTTCCTCAGCAAAATCCTCAATCCGCTcatctctttttctctcttcgatctcttcttctccttttctctaaACTTTTTGCTACTTTTCTGCCGCCAAAGATTGTTGTAACTTCATTCCAGCTTCAAATGCACTGGTCAGCCTGCACTCGGAAGATGGCGAAGAAGATCTTAAAGATGCAAGGTTTCCTATGTCTCCTTCTGTTCCATAGTTTCGTAAACCGACACAAACGCTATGAAAAGCTTGTGTGTGCCACGTAG